A genomic segment from [Flavobacterium] thermophilum encodes:
- a CDS encoding nicotinate phosphoribosyltransferase, producing MKTYADDSLMLHTDLYQINMVETYWEDRMHERRAVFEVFFRKLPFGNGYAVFAGLERVIQFLQQFRFSDSDIDYLRQELGYRDDFLDYLRTLRFTGTVRSMREGEVVFANEPIMRIEAPLAEAQLIETAILNIINFQTLIATKASRIKHILGDEPALEFGSRRAQEMDAALWGARAAYIGGIEATSNVRAGKLFGIPVAGTHAHSMIQAYQDEYTAFLKYARRHKDCVFLVDTYDTLKSGVPNAIRVAKELGDQINFIGIRIDSGDLAYLSKEARKMLDEAGFPNAKIFASNDLDEDTILNLKSQGAKIDVWGIGTKLITAYDQPALGAVYKMVAIENERGEMVDTIKISGNPEKVTTPGLKRVYRIVNKINHKAEGDYIALESENPQQEERLKMFHPVYTFISKFVTNFEARDLHVTIFDNGRLVYTSPPLPDIQAYAKESLRLFWEEYKRTLNPEQYPVDLSQACWDNKMENIRKVKEKIAGASLSE from the coding sequence ATGAAGACATATGCTGATGACAGTTTGATGCTTCATACGGACTTATATCAAATCAATATGGTCGAGACGTATTGGGAAGATCGTATGCATGAGCGCCGCGCTGTGTTTGAAGTGTTTTTCCGCAAGCTGCCGTTTGGCAACGGCTATGCGGTGTTCGCTGGGTTGGAGCGCGTCATTCAGTTTTTGCAGCAGTTCCGATTTTCTGACAGCGACATCGACTATTTGCGCCAAGAGCTTGGCTACCGTGATGACTTTTTAGACTATTTGCGGACGCTTCGCTTCACCGGCACGGTCCGTTCGATGCGCGAAGGGGAAGTGGTGTTTGCCAACGAGCCGATTATGCGCATTGAGGCGCCGCTTGCGGAGGCGCAGCTCATTGAAACCGCCATTTTAAACATCATCAATTTTCAGACGCTCATCGCCACGAAAGCGTCGCGCATTAAGCATATTCTCGGGGATGAGCCGGCCTTGGAGTTCGGCAGCCGGCGGGCGCAGGAGATGGATGCGGCGCTTTGGGGCGCGCGCGCAGCGTATATCGGTGGGATTGAGGCGACATCAAACGTGCGTGCCGGGAAGCTGTTTGGCATTCCGGTCGCCGGAACGCACGCCCATTCAATGATTCAAGCGTATCAGGATGAATACACGGCCTTTTTGAAGTATGCACGCCGCCATAAAGACTGTGTCTTTCTTGTCGATACGTACGATACGTTGAAGTCCGGGGTGCCAAACGCCATTCGCGTCGCGAAGGAGCTGGGCGACCAAATCAACTTTATCGGCATCCGCATCGACAGCGGCGATTTGGCCTATTTGTCGAAAGAAGCGCGGAAAATGCTCGATGAAGCCGGATTTCCGAACGCGAAAATTTTCGCCTCAAACGATTTGGACGAAGATACGATTTTAAACTTGAAGTCGCAAGGGGCGAAAATCGATGTGTGGGGGATCGGCACCAAACTCATTACGGCGTACGATCAGCCGGCGCTCGGCGCCGTGTACAAAATGGTGGCGATCGAAAACGAACGCGGTGAGATGGTCGATACGATCAAAATCAGCGGCAATCCGGAAAAAGTGACGACGCCGGGGCTGAAGCGGGTGTACCGCATCGTCAACAAAATCAACCATAAAGCGGAAGGCGACTACATCGCCTTAGAGAGCGAAAACCCGCAGCAAGAAGAGCGGCTGAAAATGTTCCATCCGGTGTACACGTTCATCAGCAAATTCGTCACCAATTTCGAAGCGCGTGATTTGCATGTGACGATCTTCGACAACGGCCGGCTCGTGTATACGTCGCCCCCGCTTCCGGACATTCAAGCGTACGCAAAAGAAAGCTTGCGCTTGTTTTGGGAGGAGTACAAACGGACGCTCAATCCCGAGCAATATCCCGTCGATTTGAGCCAAGCGTGTTGGGACAATAAGATGGAAAACATCCGCAAGGTGAAAGAAAAAATTGCCGGCGCATCTTTAAGTGAATAA
- the yecD gene encoding Isochorismatase family protein yecD: MNKALINIDYTVDFIADHGALTCGKPGQAIEKELVRVTKQFIDNGDFVVFAIDKHVAGDDYHPETKLFPPHNIEGTEGRKLYGELEEVYQANKHKDNVYWMDKTRYSAFAGTDLELKLRERGITEVHLVGCCTDICVLHTAVDAYNKGFRIVVHRRAVASFDAAGHEWALRHFRHTLGAEIVE, encoded by the coding sequence ATGAACAAAGCGCTTATTAACATCGACTACACCGTCGATTTCATCGCTGATCATGGCGCGCTTACATGCGGGAAACCGGGGCAGGCGATTGAAAAAGAGCTCGTGCGGGTGACGAAACAGTTTATTGACAACGGTGATTTTGTCGTCTTTGCCATTGACAAACATGTGGCGGGAGACGACTATCATCCGGAAACGAAGTTGTTTCCGCCGCATAACATTGAAGGGACGGAGGGCCGAAAGTTGTACGGGGAGCTCGAAGAGGTGTATCAAGCAAATAAGCATAAAGACAACGTCTACTGGATGGACAAAACGCGCTACAGCGCGTTCGCCGGAACGGATTTGGAGCTGAAATTGCGCGAAAGAGGCATCACGGAAGTGCATTTGGTCGGCTGCTGCACCGATATTTGCGTTCTTCATACGGCGGTCGATGCGTACAACAAAGGATTTCGCATCGTCGTCCACCGGCGGGCGGTGGCGAGCTTCGACGCGGCGGGACACGAATGGGCGCTCCGCCATTTTCGCCATACGCTAGGCGCGGAAATAGTGGAATAA
- the misCA_1 gene encoding Stage III sporulation protein J, with protein sequence MKKWVLVLLGAVLLLAGCNRNEPIDEHSQGIWNHYFVYPMSKLLLTLGHWFGDNYGIAIIVLTLIVRFCLLPLILKQFRASIAMQKLRPELMKLQEKYKSKDPETQRKLQQEMMQLYQKHGVNPASGCLPVLIQMPIFMALYYAISRTQEIKTHSFLWVELGHRDPYFILPVLAALTTFISLRLSPSMAEEQMPQMAMMSYIMPVMIFIGASSVPSALSLYWVVGGCFSIIQSLILRAQMKAAKAAENS encoded by the coding sequence ATGAAAAAATGGGTATTGGTGCTGCTTGGCGCCGTTTTGCTTCTTGCCGGCTGCAACCGCAACGAACCGATCGACGAACATAGCCAAGGCATTTGGAACCATTATTTTGTCTATCCAATGTCGAAGCTTCTTTTGACGCTTGGGCACTGGTTTGGCGACAATTACGGCATCGCCATTATCGTGCTGACGCTCATCGTCCGCTTTTGCTTGCTGCCGCTCATTTTGAAGCAGTTCCGCGCATCGATCGCCATGCAAAAACTGCGCCCGGAGCTTATGAAGCTGCAAGAAAAATATAAAAGCAAAGACCCGGAAACGCAGCGCAAGCTCCAGCAAGAAATGATGCAGCTGTATCAAAAGCACGGCGTCAACCCGGCGAGCGGCTGCCTGCCGGTGCTCATTCAAATGCCGATTTTTATGGCGCTGTATTACGCGATTTCGCGGACGCAAGAAATTAAAACGCATTCGTTCTTATGGGTCGAGCTCGGCCATCGCGATCCGTATTTCATTTTGCCCGTTTTAGCGGCGTTGACGACGTTCATCTCGCTCCGCCTGTCGCCGTCGATGGCTGAAGAACAAATGCCGCAAATGGCGATGATGTCGTACATCATGCCGGTCATGATTTTTATCGGCGCCAGCTCCGTTCCATCGGCGCTGTCGCTCTATTGGGTCGTCGGCGGCTGCTTCTCGATCATCCAGTCGCTCATTTTGCGTGCTCAAATGAAAGCGGCCAAAGCGGCGGAAAACAGCTAA
- a CDS encoding tetratricopeptide repeat protein, with translation MNHIKPIALLVEEKRIVDALAQVRPHLENMGLFQWRPLMASWDSIEPFRTLVRLFDYALMYRHSGLVARYAHRKFNTLQTLAWLCDEWLDQRRPLDVEEALTPRLTAALEGRVEEPREAIARAAFALVRALLDMQRIDEAHEWMDVVARYETVPMHDKWGYFYIETGDRKRAEQAIRAGLDDSERGDMCYLLLSDLYALDGRHHEALAVLEEGGRRFPQVLAFYAERVRRLRDVRAYREALAAMDELDRLNPLHMHRRYFAHLRAELYYQLDEWEKLESLVKAEPQLEKTPYARALGRQRERSVALPLVPVVQKHNYCVPASLEMMLRLLGSPRTQDEVAQHIFDVRGSKLSTTVHYLEELGFVCRFFVGSPLRWKRLIDEGVPVLLSVDYEQSSHVQVLFGYDERLGALYVQDPNLFDPFVVSEDELAKWYAGTHYLSIVALPREKAALAAELPEEEDRYFRELHALAEKMDEDEQAHFAAFVAFLRQHEHIPYTWLYVMKHFGSDEAKPLVLEYTERVLNEYPEHNDLLLMAAKAYVYTQEMEKAEDVLKRVKGKAQSPLHHYLRGRIAFFASRYEEAARYFRTSLQLDPDQPEVWSYFGLTSAYAGHIEKGLISSRVAVSLYPGDLFIETNHGVLLFHAKRFAEARDWFDRLVRRERRDAQLWYERARCDRELGRRRKAERGFGVAKALDPQEPHPYLMLADLYDDAGDREKAKAVLEEGLAAARRLAPLYVRLGDLYMEEGEAEQAVSCYKEAVRHDRDDVFAHLGLASALAERGDVEAARRYVIEQRARFAANSEYWLNAGRWLVAHGFADEEEGRETALSWLEEGLRLAEFEAEEAYEFYLDQLATPSLEERGRAFLEQLVSARPTLASAHSALGALYERQGRPSKAMAFYREAAAMGHALSLFRLAELCASLGRHEEAKQQYEACLKADPSFVLCHFRLASLYEAEENEERQHAHLLQAVRLAPKRIDMEQLAAIAEPSALLRALADARSHAGEVWYYDSLGYVYGALGRRDQEKAAVEKALALDPDHPEVLRHWAMVLIAEGSQKEAAKLLEQLMVRHPDDESLYPLYVALFPKTMRGLGKLRHRLERLKASREAKSVMYRNTASALFPYFGEEQGGHDEPVRWWTKAKEWVGTVVLFSIVTDFYDEAIRLNRSDAEAYRRLARLYAALELDSDAVKTWRKALARVWDPSLAQEFVEYLLAADEERKREEAKRWLERLLADNPDDVDLRVLQAVVWLQEGQREKAERQLEEIVAEEPLAREALMLLGEHYMETGRYQEAAALWERYADWYPEDEEFHMQLAAVYEEAGRIDQALAAIERCVHMANDARLRYERARYLALLGRFDEAKEELRAALAADESGELAVLAADEPAFHRLERM, from the coding sequence ATGAATCATATCAAACCGATCGCATTGCTCGTTGAAGAAAAACGAATCGTGGATGCCCTTGCCCAGGTGCGGCCGCATTTAGAAAACATGGGATTGTTTCAATGGCGGCCGCTCATGGCGTCATGGGACAGCATCGAACCGTTTCGGACGCTTGTCCGCCTGTTCGACTACGCGCTTATGTACCGGCATAGCGGGCTTGTCGCCCGGTACGCCCACCGGAAGTTCAACACGCTGCAGACGCTCGCGTGGTTGTGCGACGAATGGCTCGATCAACGCCGGCCGCTCGATGTGGAAGAGGCGCTCACTCCGCGCCTGACCGCCGCGCTCGAAGGCCGGGTGGAGGAGCCGAGGGAAGCGATCGCCCGGGCGGCGTTTGCGTTGGTGCGCGCTTTATTGGATATGCAGCGGATCGATGAGGCGCACGAATGGATGGATGTGGTTGCCCGCTATGAGACGGTGCCGATGCATGACAAGTGGGGTTACTTTTATATCGAGACCGGCGACCGGAAGCGCGCCGAACAGGCGATTCGCGCCGGTCTCGACGACTCGGAGCGCGGCGACATGTGCTATTTGCTGCTTTCGGATTTGTACGCTCTTGACGGCCGCCACCACGAGGCGCTTGCCGTTTTGGAGGAAGGAGGGCGGCGCTTTCCGCAAGTGCTGGCGTTTTACGCTGAGCGCGTGCGCCGCTTGCGCGATGTGCGCGCCTACCGTGAGGCGCTCGCGGCGATGGATGAACTTGACCGCCTGAATCCGCTTCATATGCATCGCCGTTATTTCGCCCATTTGCGCGCCGAACTGTATTACCAGCTTGACGAATGGGAGAAGCTTGAATCGCTTGTGAAAGCGGAGCCGCAGCTTGAAAAAACGCCGTACGCCCGCGCGCTTGGGCGGCAAAGGGAACGGTCGGTGGCGCTGCCGCTTGTGCCGGTCGTGCAAAAGCATAACTATTGCGTGCCGGCAAGTTTGGAAATGATGCTTCGATTGCTTGGCTCCCCCCGTACGCAGGATGAAGTGGCCCAACATATTTTTGATGTGCGCGGATCGAAATTGTCGACGACGGTTCATTATTTGGAAGAGCTTGGCTTTGTTTGCCGCTTTTTCGTCGGCTCGCCGCTTCGTTGGAAGCGGCTGATTGATGAGGGCGTTCCGGTGCTGTTAAGCGTCGATTATGAACAGTCATCGCACGTGCAGGTGTTGTTTGGCTATGACGAGCGGCTTGGGGCGTTGTACGTGCAAGACCCGAATCTATTTGATCCGTTTGTCGTTTCCGAGGACGAGCTTGCCAAGTGGTATGCAGGGACGCATTATTTGTCGATTGTGGCGCTTCCCCGGGAAAAAGCGGCGCTCGCCGCCGAGCTTCCGGAGGAGGAGGACCGCTATTTCCGTGAGCTGCATGCGTTGGCCGAAAAGATGGATGAGGACGAACAGGCGCATTTCGCCGCCTTTGTCGCCTTTTTGCGCCAGCATGAGCACATCCCGTACACATGGCTGTATGTCATGAAGCATTTCGGCAGCGACGAGGCGAAGCCGCTTGTATTGGAGTATACGGAACGAGTCTTGAACGAGTATCCGGAACATAACGACTTGCTGCTGATGGCGGCGAAAGCGTACGTCTACACGCAAGAAATGGAGAAGGCTGAAGACGTGCTCAAACGGGTGAAAGGAAAGGCGCAAAGCCCGCTCCACCATTATTTGCGCGGGCGCATTGCCTTTTTTGCCAGCCGCTATGAAGAGGCGGCCCGCTATTTTCGCACCTCGCTCCAGTTGGACCCAGACCAGCCGGAAGTGTGGAGCTATTTCGGGCTCACCTCGGCGTACGCCGGTCATATCGAAAAAGGGCTCATCTCTTCGCGCGTGGCAGTCAGCCTGTATCCGGGCGATTTGTTTATCGAAACGAATCACGGTGTGCTGTTGTTCCATGCGAAGCGGTTCGCCGAAGCGCGCGACTGGTTTGATCGTCTTGTGCGCCGCGAGCGGCGGGATGCCCAGCTTTGGTATGAGCGGGCCCGCTGCGATCGGGAGCTCGGCCGCCGGCGCAAGGCGGAACGCGGCTTTGGCGTCGCCAAAGCGCTCGACCCGCAGGAACCGCATCCGTATTTGATGTTGGCTGACTTGTATGATGATGCCGGTGATCGGGAAAAAGCGAAAGCGGTGCTGGAAGAGGGGCTGGCCGCTGCTAGACGCTTGGCGCCGCTTTACGTCCGTCTTGGCGATCTCTATATGGAGGAAGGGGAGGCGGAACAAGCGGTTTCGTGCTACAAAGAGGCGGTCCGTCATGACCGCGATGACGTGTTCGCCCATCTCGGCTTGGCGTCTGCCCTTGCGGAGCGCGGGGATGTGGAAGCGGCGCGCCGGTATGTGATCGAGCAGCGCGCCCGTTTTGCCGCCAACAGCGAATATTGGCTGAACGCGGGAAGATGGCTTGTCGCCCATGGGTTCGCCGACGAGGAGGAAGGACGCGAGACGGCGCTGTCGTGGTTGGAAGAAGGGTTGCGTCTGGCTGAGTTTGAGGCGGAAGAAGCGTACGAGTTTTACCTTGATCAGCTGGCAACGCCGTCTTTAGAGGAACGCGGCCGGGCGTTTTTAGAGCAGCTTGTCTCGGCTCGCCCGACACTCGCTTCGGCCCATTCCGCTCTCGGCGCCCTTTATGAACGGCAAGGCCGGCCGTCGAAGGCCATGGCGTTTTACCGAGAAGCTGCCGCCATGGGCCATGCGCTTTCCCTCTTCCGGCTGGCGGAGCTGTGCGCCTCGCTTGGACGCCACGAAGAGGCGAAACAACAGTATGAGGCGTGTCTCAAAGCCGATCCATCGTTTGTCCTTTGCCATTTTCGCTTAGCTTCACTCTATGAGGCGGAAGAAAACGAAGAGCGGCAGCACGCGCATTTGCTTCAGGCGGTGCGCTTGGCCCCGAAGCGCATCGATATGGAGCAGCTTGCCGCGATCGCAGAGCCTTCCGCGCTTCTCCGCGCGCTGGCTGATGCCCGTTCGCATGCAGGGGAGGTGTGGTATTACGACAGCCTTGGATATGTTTATGGAGCGCTCGGACGGCGCGATCAAGAAAAGGCGGCCGTCGAGAAGGCGCTTGCTCTTGACCCGGACCATCCTGAAGTGCTCCGCCATTGGGCGATGGTGCTGATCGCGGAAGGAAGCCAAAAAGAGGCGGCGAAACTGCTCGAACAGTTGATGGTGCGCCATCCGGACGATGAATCGTTGTACCCGTTGTATGTGGCTCTCTTTCCGAAAACGATGCGCGGCTTAGGGAAGCTGCGCCATCGACTCGAGCGGCTAAAGGCAAGCCGCGAGGCGAAAAGTGTGATGTATCGGAACACCGCCTCGGCTCTTTTCCCGTATTTTGGCGAGGAGCAGGGGGGGCATGACGAACCGGTGCGATGGTGGACAAAAGCGAAAGAATGGGTCGGCACCGTTGTCTTGTTTTCGATTGTGACCGATTTCTACGACGAAGCGATTCGCCTCAACCGTAGCGATGCGGAAGCCTACAGGCGGCTCGCCCGCTTATATGCCGCGCTCGAATTGGACAGCGATGCCGTGAAAACGTGGCGCAAAGCGCTCGCCCGCGTTTGGGATCCGTCTTTGGCGCAAGAATTTGTGGAATATTTATTGGCCGCCGATGAGGAAAGAAAACGCGAGGAAGCGAAGCGCTGGCTGGAGCGGCTGCTGGCTGATAACCCGGATGATGTCGACCTGCGCGTGTTGCAGGCGGTCGTTTGGCTTCAAGAAGGACAGCGCGAGAAAGCCGAGCGGCAGCTCGAGGAGATTGTGGCGGAAGAACCGCTCGCCCGTGAGGCGCTCATGTTGCTTGGCGAGCATTATATGGAAACGGGCCGCTATCAAGAAGCGGCGGCGCTTTGGGAGCGCTATGCTGATTGGTATCCTGAGGATGAAGAGTTCCATATGCAGCTTGCGGCTGTTTATGAAGAAGCGGGGCGCATCGATCAGGCGCTCGCGGCCATCGAGCGGTGCGTCCATATGGCCAACGATGCCCGGCTTCGCTACGAACGAGCCCGCTATCTCGCGCTGCTTGGACGCTTCGATGAGGCGAAAGAAGAGCTTCGGGCGGCGCTGGCGGCCGATGAAAGCGGGGAGCTGGCCGTCTTGGCAGCCGACGAGCCGGCATTTCACCGCTTGGAGCGGATGTGA
- a CDS encoding Thermostable monoacylglycerol lipase, protein MSEQYPVLSGAEPFYAENGPVGVLLVHGFTGTPHSMRPLAEAYAKAGYTVCLPRLKGHGTHYEDMERTTFHDWVASVEEGYGWLKQRCQTIFVTGLSMGGTLTLYLAEHHPDICGIVPINAAVDIPAIAAGMTGGGELPRYLDSIGSDLKNPDVKELAYEKTPTASLLQLARLMAQTKAKLDRIVCPALIFVSDEDHVVPPGNADIIFQGISSTEKEIVRLRNSYHVATLDYDQPMIIERSLEFFAKHAG, encoded by the coding sequence ATGAGCGAACAATATCCGGTGCTCTCGGGCGCCGAGCCGTTTTACGCCGAAAACGGGCCGGTCGGGGTGCTGCTCGTGCACGGATTCACCGGCACGCCCCACAGCATGCGCCCGCTCGCTGAAGCGTATGCGAAAGCCGGCTATACCGTTTGCCTGCCGCGCTTAAAAGGGCACGGAACGCATTACGAAGACATGGAACGGACGACGTTCCACGATTGGGTCGCCTCGGTCGAAGAAGGATATGGATGGCTGAAACAACGATGCCAAACCATTTTTGTCACCGGGCTGTCGATGGGCGGGACGCTCACGCTTTATTTGGCGGAACATCACCCAGACATCTGCGGCATCGTGCCGATTAACGCCGCTGTCGACATCCCGGCCATCGCCGCCGGGATGACGGGCGGGGGCGAGCTGCCGAGGTATCTGGATTCGATCGGTTCGGACTTGAAAAATCCGGATGTGAAAGAGCTGGCATACGAGAAAACGCCGACCGCTTCGCTTCTTCAGCTGGCTAGGCTGATGGCACAGACAAAAGCGAAACTCGATCGCATCGTCTGTCCGGCGTTGATTTTTGTCTCCGACGAAGATCACGTCGTGCCGCCGGGAAACGCCGACATCATCTTTCAAGGCATTTCATCGACGGAGAAAGAGATCGTCCGCCTCCGAAACAGCTACCATGTGGCGACGCTCGATTACGACCAACCGATGATTATTGAACGGTCTCTCGAATTTTTCGCCAAGCACGCCGGATAA
- the ydjM gene encoding Inner membrane protein ydjM, with protein MRYSSHVIATLCLGAAAAAHTKLPFTAAYTAGLVIGSLLPDIDEPSSYVGRRSFGVAGKVKEAFGHRGMTHSLIVWGVLAALVWRDSASPFTAGLVLGYLFHIVEDFFSVQGVPLFWPFSSKRWKVPLYRTGKGMEKALVGIAWIAFVYFGVNGLFHEWWRSWLSMW; from the coding sequence TTGCGATACTCCAGCCATGTCATTGCCACATTATGCCTCGGCGCGGCGGCGGCCGCGCATACAAAGCTGCCGTTTACCGCCGCCTATACGGCGGGGCTTGTCATCGGCAGCCTTCTTCCTGACATTGACGAGCCGTCGTCATACGTCGGCCGCCGTTCGTTCGGCGTCGCGGGGAAAGTAAAAGAAGCGTTCGGCCATCGCGGCATGACGCATTCGCTCATCGTCTGGGGGGTGCTTGCCGCCCTCGTCTGGCGCGACTCGGCGTCGCCGTTTACCGCTGGGCTCGTGCTCGGCTACTTGTTTCATATTGTGGAAGACTTTTTTTCTGTTCAAGGGGTGCCGCTGTTTTGGCCATTTTCGTCCAAGCGGTGGAAAGTGCCGCTCTATCGGACGGGAAAAGGGATGGAGAAAGCATTGGTTGGCATCGCTTGGATCGCATTCGTCTATTTTGGCGTCAACGGCTTGTTTCACGAATGGTGGCGGTCATGGTTGTCGATGTGGTAA